One stretch of Thermoleophilia bacterium DNA includes these proteins:
- the rsfS gene encoding ribosome silencing factor, which translates to MTEKTAELADNKLAEDIVALDMRDLVTYTDFLVIATARNERMADGIAEEIHVRLKKEDSLLPVNPDRSGDVGWTVMDYLDCVVHIFTAEARDRFDLEELWHEAPRVELNLDVAQSQSTTAA; encoded by the coding sequence TTGACCGAAAAAACCGCCGAGCTCGCTGACAACAAGCTGGCCGAGGACATCGTCGCGCTCGACATGCGCGACCTCGTCACCTACACCGACTTTCTGGTGATCGCCACCGCGCGCAACGAGCGTATGGCCGACGGCATCGCCGAAGAGATCCACGTCCGGCTGAAGAAAGAAGACTCGCTGTTGCCGGTCAATCCCGACCGCTCGGGAGACGTCGGCTGGACGGTCATGGACTATCTCGACTGCGTCGTCCACATCTTCACCGCTGAGGCCCGCGACCGCTTCGATCTCGAAGAGCTCTGGCACGAAGCACCCCGCGTTGAGCTCAACCTCGACGTCGCACAGTCGCAGTCGACCACCGCCGCGTAG
- a CDS encoding nuclear transport factor 2 family protein, which produces MKFSRAADMRRKLITIACAMAILLGLGVLAGPVTANAAQTSAAKSGVLKGNPTNKRLATEFLRLLKAEDTAGLKRFLDPAFLLQRASGEYLTKSQYLADPSVVEDFRVRGVVGKRSGKVRVIRFEANNIQTIDGVPVPAAWIPRISTFSKESGAWRLIGHANFTEPVAI; this is translated from the coding sequence ATGAAATTCAGCAGGGCCGCGGACATGCGCCGCAAACTCATCACCATCGCCTGCGCCATGGCGATACTGCTCGGCCTGGGCGTGCTCGCCGGGCCCGTAACCGCCAATGCGGCTCAGACTTCCGCCGCCAAGTCCGGCGTGCTCAAGGGCAACCCGACCAACAAGCGACTTGCCACCGAGTTCCTGAGACTCCTCAAGGCCGAGGATACGGCCGGACTCAAGCGTTTCCTCGACCCCGCTTTCCTGCTCCAGCGGGCGAGTGGCGAATACCTGACCAAGTCGCAGTACCTGGCCGATCCTTCAGTAGTCGAGGACTTCCGGGTTCGTGGTGTGGTCGGCAAGCGCTCGGGAAAGGTCAGGGTCATCCGCTTCGAGGCCAACAACATCCAGACGATCGACGGCGTGCCCGTGCCCGCAGCCTGGATCCCCCGGATTTCGACCTTTTCCAAGGAGAGCGGGGCCTGGCGCCTGATCGGACACGCCAACTTCACCGAGCCGGTGGCCATCTGA